A single region of the Streptomyces sp. AM 4-1-1 genome encodes:
- a CDS encoding helix-turn-helix transcriptional regulator — MTTTSPSSSAQSAREALAARLQHLRKDAGLTGKDLSTRCGWHPAKTTRVQKGDVLPSDADIRTWCTACGADDQADDLIATARAVDSMYMEWRRLHRNGMRQVQQDWYALHEQTRHCRIYVSNLPPGFLQTPAFATALMKQITHFQGTPDDVAEAVAARVARSRFLYEGGHRYVVLIEESVLRYRTADPEAMRGQLRHLLAVMPLASLSLGIIPFTAQRTIWPLEAFYVHDDTTAVVETLTAEIKVTQPREIADYTKAFTGLAAMAVYGDAARALIQAAMDALE, encoded by the coding sequence ATGACGACCACATCCCCCTCGTCCAGCGCCCAATCGGCCCGCGAGGCGCTCGCCGCGCGGTTGCAGCACCTACGCAAGGACGCCGGCCTCACCGGGAAGGACCTCTCCACCCGGTGCGGCTGGCACCCGGCCAAGACGACCAGGGTCCAGAAGGGCGACGTCCTACCCTCGGACGCGGACATCCGCACCTGGTGCACGGCGTGCGGCGCGGACGACCAGGCCGACGACCTCATCGCCACCGCCCGCGCTGTCGACTCGATGTACATGGAGTGGCGCCGCCTGCACCGCAACGGCATGCGCCAGGTCCAGCAGGACTGGTACGCCCTGCACGAACAGACCCGCCACTGCCGGATCTACGTCTCCAACCTGCCCCCCGGCTTCCTCCAGACACCGGCGTTCGCGACCGCTCTGATGAAGCAGATCACTCACTTCCAGGGCACCCCCGACGACGTCGCCGAAGCGGTCGCCGCCCGCGTCGCACGCTCCCGGTTCCTCTACGAGGGCGGCCACCGCTACGTCGTCCTCATCGAGGAATCCGTCCTGCGCTACCGCACCGCCGACCCCGAGGCGATGCGCGGGCAGCTGCGCCACCTCCTGGCGGTGATGCCACTCGCGTCTCTCTCGCTGGGCATCATCCCCTTCACCGCGCAGCGCACCATCTGGCCGCTGGAAGCGTTCTACGTACACGACGACACGACGGCCGTGGTGGAGACGCTCACGGCGGAGATCAAGGTGACGCAGCCACGCGAAATCGCCGACTACACCAAGGCGTTCACCGGCCTCGCGGCAATGGCCGTCTACGGCGACGCCGCCCGCGCCCTCATCCAGGCCGCGATGGACGCCCTGGAGTGA
- a CDS encoding DUF6879 family protein, with translation MPQKPPALSFEALLDSAQHHALHLELRDSYAVGEEREVFEAFLRDGSVPEDDSSYWNGWLPLVKRAVARGVEVRRARVVSEPVTDYIRFEHAITDANLRAGEQVRWLPRRRASALALPGNDFWLIDDQVVRWNVFSGDGEALEPDHTEDPQAVKLCAEAFRTVWDLATPHVDYRI, from the coding sequence ATGCCGCAGAAGCCGCCGGCCCTCAGCTTTGAGGCCCTCCTCGACTCCGCTCAGCACCATGCCCTGCACCTGGAGCTGCGGGACTCCTACGCCGTGGGGGAGGAGCGCGAGGTCTTCGAGGCGTTCCTGCGGGACGGAAGCGTGCCCGAGGACGACTCCTCGTACTGGAACGGCTGGCTACCGCTGGTGAAGCGGGCCGTCGCCCGCGGCGTGGAGGTTCGACGGGCCCGGGTCGTGTCCGAGCCCGTCACCGACTACATCCGCTTCGAGCACGCCATCACCGACGCCAACCTCCGCGCCGGCGAACAGGTCCGCTGGCTGCCCCGCCGCCGCGCATCCGCCCTCGCTCTGCCGGGCAACGACTTCTGGCTCATCGACGACCAGGTCGTGCGGTGGAACGTCTTTTCCGGCGACGGCGAGGCTTTGGAGCCCGACCACACCGAGGACCCGCAGGCCGTCAAGCTGTGCGCGGAGGCGTTCCGTACGGTGTGGGACCTGGCCACCCCGCACGTCGACTACCGCATCTGA